GCAGAACCAAATACTCTCACATTGAATGCACCATGAGAAGATGCTATCTTGAGTATGTCATCTCTTCGTTCTCTGACGATATCTATTGCACCCATACCATATCTCCCTACTCTAGTAGTATAGCAGGCAGCCAAGAATGATACAAAGCATTAATTTACCACAGAAAATGCTGCGCGAGCCACCACAAACAAAGGCTGATTAGCAGTGTAGGGAAGAGAAACCCAAGATCACGAAAGGCTCCTCGTCTGTCTTCTTTCTTCCCGAAAAACAGCAGGCACTCGGCGAGAATCAGCATGACCGACCCGACTGCGACCAGCAGCGGCGCAAGAGGGACCAGTGACGGCAGGATATGGGCATTTCCCATCGCGATAAGCGCAATCCCACCTATCACTAAAACAAGCATGACACCTATTATAAGAACGTATGAGACTATCATAATGTTGACGGTTGGCAGTTGACTGTTATCTGTTGCCAGTTACCTTTTCTATCAGATTTGTTGTCGAATGTCCATGAGAATCTGTGTCCGAATAAGGGATAACATGCACCACTCCTCCTATTTTGCGCATGACCTCGGCCTCAGGCAGATCCTCTGGTCTATAGTCACCGCCCTTGACGTGGATATCGGGCATGATGGCCATAATCAGCTCTATGGGAGTGTCCTCATCAAATATGGTCACGTAATCCACGCATTCGAGCGCAGCAAGCACCTCTGCCCTTTCAGACTGCGCCACCACCGGCCTGCCTTCACCTTTGAGTCTGCGCACACTCCGATCTGAGTTTACTCCGACAACAAGGATGTCACCGAGCGCCCTGGCATCCTGCAAATATCTGACATGGCCGATGTGCAATATATCGAAGCAGCCGTTTGTGAAGACGACCTTCTTGCCCTCACTCTTCGCCTGCCCGACTATCTTTTTCAACTCTGAGCGCGATTCCACCTTCCGCTCAGCAGCCCTGTGTATATTCTTTTCCATTATAACCTGCTCTATCTGCTCACGGTCAATAGTTCCGATACGTAGAATTTTAGGTGGATCGACACTTATATCAACGACCGTGGACGCCACGCCGATCTCGCATTCACCCGCATCCAACACTATCGAGACCTTGTCGCCAATTTGATTAACAGCCTGTTCGGCAGTCTTTGGAGGCTC
The nucleotide sequence above comes from bacterium. Encoded proteins:
- a CDS encoding threonylcarbamoyl-AMP synthase, which codes for MKVIHVDAKNPDIAVIKEAADAIRRGELVIFPTETVYGLAADALNEDAVRKVFQAKGRSESHPLPVQVAGVEQLSMVASDVSQKAICLAKKYWPGPLTIVIKKNESVSDLVSGGLDSVGVRVPDHPVALALLRELDSPIVATSANLTGKEPPKTAEQAVNQIGDKVSIVLDAGECEIGVASTVVDISVDPPKILRIGTIDREQIEQVIMEKNIHRAAERKVESRSELKKIVGQAKSEGKKVVFTNGCFDILHIGHVRYLQDARALGDILVVGVNSDRSVRRLKGEGRPVVAQSERAEVLAALECVDYVTIFDEDTPIELIMAIMPDIHVKGGDYRPEDLPEAEVMRKIGGVVHVIPYSDTDSHGHSTTNLIEKVTGNR